The genomic interval AGAGGTGGCTACTTTTTTTGCTGCGCTGTGTATTGGGTTGGTGGGTTATCTCGCTGCCTATCGGCTGTGGCTGCCGCGCCTTATCTTTACGGTGACGGGAATCATCCCTCTGATTCCCGGCGTCCCCGCTTATCAGGTCTTGTTTCATTTTTCGCAAGGGAACGTACTTTCTGGCTTAGAGAGTGCTGTTCGGGTGGCGTTGATCACGGCGGCAATTGCCCTCGGTCTGAGCGCCGCCCGTCTGATCACCGATTTTGAGCAGCAAATCGGACCGCGACAGGAGCCGCAGCATCATTGACACACCTATCACCGACACAACAGCAATCAAAGGAACACACCATGTTCTTGGGGGAAATACGCCTTCTGGCAGCACACGAGAGCCTGAAGCAAATTGCCTATTTTATTAATGGCGTTGCCCACCAGTTGCGGTTGACCGAAGCTGCGCGGTCTGATCTTGAAATTGCCGCCGAAGAAACAGCCGCAACCCTTCTCGAACGCCTTGCCCCACCAAGCATGATCGTGATCAATGCGCTCTTACAAGAGGACATGATTTTTGTCCGGTTAACCCATGATGGGGCAAGGCGTACTACCCAAGAGCCTCATCCGAGTGATAGTTTGGCGGAAGGGATGCGCCTGCGGTTGATCCAAGAATTAACCGACAACTTTGAACATGGGGTATCCCCTGCCGGCAACACGCAGTTTCAGATTATGAAACGGATTACCCAAACCCCCGCCGCCACCCCTCGTGAGCGGCTTGCCCCTCAGCGCGAACTTCAGGCACTTCAGATCATCAGCCAAGCGATGGCAACCAACATCACCCTTGATGATCTGCTCAAATTGATCATTGATCAATTGGTTGATGCCATTGATGCTGAACGAGGGACACTTTACCTCATTGACGCTGAGCATGGCGAACTCTATTCCAAAATCTTGCTAGAGGATTCCAATATCATCTCCGAGATTCGCATCAAGATAGGCGAGGGCATTGCCGGGTTTGTTGCCAAGACGGGCGAGAGCGTCAATATCAAGGATGCTTACAGCGATTCGCGTTTTATGCGAAGCATCGACAAACAAACAGGGTTCACCACACGTACCATGCTCACGATGCCGCTGCGCAACCCCTCTGGGACGATCATCGGCGTTGTTCAATGTCTAAACAAACGCGGCGGGCCCTTTTCTTCGCGGGATGAACGCCTGCTTTTGGCAATGTCTGCTCAGGTGGCAATCAGCATCGAGAATGCCCGCCTTCACCGCCAAGAGCTTCAGCAAGAACTGCTAAACCAAGAACTGACCGCTGCCAAGCGAATTCAAGAGAGTCTTTTGCCAGCCGTCATCCCGCAGCATCCCAATTGGGAGATCGCCGCTTTTTGGCGTCCAGCGCGGCGTGTCGCGGGGGACTTCTACGATTTTCAACCTTTAGAGGATGGGCGCTGGTCGGTGGCTATTGGGGATGTATCGGGAAAAGGTATTCCGGCAGCGCTGTTTATGGGCGTCTCAGCGGCGATGCTCCGCTTTGTGACTGCCCTTGATCTCCCGCCGGTGGAGGTGATGCGAAACTTAAATCGGGCGTTGGCGGCAATGAACCGTGATTCGCAGATGTTCCTCTCCATCTTGGTTGGCTTTCTGGATTTTAGCAACGGCACGTTTGCCTGCGCCTCCGCCGGACATAACCCGCCGCTCATCCGCCGCGCCAGTGGGGAAACGGCTTATGTCAAAGTGCCGGGTGTGATTGCCGGCATGTTCGAGGATGCCCCCTTCCAACCTTGCCAAATAGACATACATGCTGGCGATGTACTGGTACTCTATACGGATGGCATTACCGAGGCAACCGATCCTCACGATGATCTGTTCGGGGAAGACCGTTTGAAGGCGCTTCTGGAAAGGGCGGAAGGGAAAAGCGCCACCGTGATTATCGATCGGATTGTGGCGGCGATCACCACCTTTTCCGGCGCACGCGGCTCGTATGACGATGAAACAATTCTCGTCATTCGGCGCCTGCATTAAAGAAGTTTGGGGTAAACCTATCCCGCAAAGGAGTCTTGATCATGTCTCTACGTTCCCTGCGGTGGGTTGCCGCATGTATTTTCTGTGCGTTTCTTTTGGGTAGTTTTGAGAGCGCTCCCAGAAGTGCCGCACAAGGAGGAGGCGGGGGAGTCAGCGATGCCCGCTTTGCCCGTTTAGCCAAGGGTGTCAACCTCCCCTTTTGGTTCTGGATGGGACCAGCTGAGGCAAAGCAGCTTGAAACACGCTTTACCGATGAAGAATTCGCTGCGCTGCGGGCGATGGGGTTGACTCATGTTCGGCTGCCTATTGATTGGTCGTTCATTGCCGATGAGTCTGCCGTTGATTTGCTGCACGCCGACCACCTCGCCGCCCTTGACCGCGCCATTGAACGCCTTTTCGCCGCTGATCTGGCGGTGATCATCGATCTGCACGCTGTCCCCACGCCACAAGCAGGGCAGTATTCTGGTGCGTTGGAAAATGATCCCAAATTTCTGGCAACATTCAAACGCTTTTGGCTGTCCTTTGCCAAGCACCTCAGCCGCTTTGATCCTGAGCG from Anaerolineales bacterium carries:
- a CDS encoding threonine/serine exporter family protein yields the protein MTMGIADIFLRMIFGVVATFGFAVLFNTPRKAIWIVAALGGAAIGIRTAFTILGASPEVATFFAALCIGLVGYLAAYRLWLPRLIFTVTGIIPLIPGVPAYQVLFHFSQGNVLSGLESAVRVALITAAIALGLSAARLITDFEQQIGPRQEPQHH
- a CDS encoding SpoIIE family protein phosphatase codes for the protein MFLGEIRLLAAHESLKQIAYFINGVAHQLRLTEAARSDLEIAAEETAATLLERLAPPSMIVINALLQEDMIFVRLTHDGARRTTQEPHPSDSLAEGMRLRLIQELTDNFEHGVSPAGNTQFQIMKRITQTPAATPRERLAPQRELQALQIISQAMATNITLDDLLKLIIDQLVDAIDAERGTLYLIDAEHGELYSKILLEDSNIISEIRIKIGEGIAGFVAKTGESVNIKDAYSDSRFMRSIDKQTGFTTRTMLTMPLRNPSGTIIGVVQCLNKRGGPFSSRDERLLLAMSAQVAISIENARLHRQELQQELLNQELTAAKRIQESLLPAVIPQHPNWEIAAFWRPARRVAGDFYDFQPLEDGRWSVAIGDVSGKGIPAALFMGVSAAMLRFVTALDLPPVEVMRNLNRALAAMNRDSQMFLSILVGFLDFSNGTFACASAGHNPPLIRRASGETAYVKVPGVIAGMFEDAPFQPCQIDIHAGDVLVLYTDGITEATDPHDDLFGEDRLKALLERAEGKSATVIIDRIVAAITTFSGARGSYDDETILVIRRLH